GTGTTGTCCTCGATGCCCTCAAATCCGGAGTAAGCGGCTGAATACTGGCCCTTTTTGAAGTGGTGGACGATGTCCAGCTCCCGAATCCTGGGATGAAGCTCCGCACCAGGTGAGCCAGCCACGCCGTGCTTGGGCCAGGTGTCCACAAAATCAGGATGGTCGGACCAATGAGATCCAGGTTCGATGTGCCAATCCTGGGTGGTGGCCATGTAGGCGTAGTCCCCGGCATGGTCGTGGACATAGTCAGCGATTTTGCTGGCTGTGGCATTGCCTCCCTCGACTCCCAGCTCACCTCCTTCGCAGAAGGTCGGTTGAACATCCACGACAATCAAAGCCTTGGACATGATGATCACTCCCTTGGTCGATGCTGACGGTAGGCAGGGGGAATACCGGTTGAAGCTCGGCGAGCATTCCTCTTATGCATCAGTCTAATTCTCGCGGAGCCGTCAGTTCTTCGGCTTCTGCCCATGTGGATAAATATGCCTGAGAATCTGCATCGTGTGCTCAGGATGGCCAGGAAGGCAGCAGAGAGGATTGAATGTGGCCGTT
The window above is part of the Bifidobacterium asteroides DSM 20089 genome. Proteins encoded here:
- a CDS encoding isochorismatase family protein, which translates into the protein MSKALIVVDVQPTFCEGGELGVEGGNATASKIADYVHDHAGDYAYMATTQDWHIEPGSHWSDHPDFVDTWPKHGVAGSPGAELHPRIRELDIVHHFKKGQYSAAYSGFEGIEDNTDRIQSREEFAAAKSSGVTLADALAQAGVDQVDVVGIAESHCVKETALDAAKIGYQVTVFEDLTVPVSEDQGVEARKAMAQAGIHLLSSKGD